One genomic window of Verrucomicrobiia bacterium includes the following:
- a CDS encoding DUF1552 domain-containing protein, protein MSNILRQNWLLDRRTFLRGMGAAVALPLLDAMVPMNAKAATTAKPARSVFIYIPNGVNVLTWQVTKAGRDFEFSQGMKPLEKHRQNITIFSGLHHPNGAGQAHSCIDTWLTTARINQVLGPVYRNSVSCDQVMAELTGKETRIPSLELSVSSGIGKPFGTTTLAFSRDGVHLPAEENPRVVFNRLFSAEGGTSKEDQRRRLAQQRSVMDAVLSDAKSMRMTLGKDDQTKLDEYLQAVREVEQRTERIESWLNVPKPVLDKKEIAFFQRNVTQAEAGDYYRTMFELIVLALRTDTTRVVTYATGSENKGLAIPEIGIKHTRHELSHHNNDPAVMEVLTKSDIFLSQQFAWFLDRLQTVKDGDEPLLQRTMVLYGSGMSYGHSHQTANIPTIFAGGQALGLKHGQHIDYNLPKIEKYDLTDHSTYLHVCRRPMDDKARMSNLLLTMQQRMGVRTDRFADSINPISEVLA, encoded by the coding sequence ATGAGTAACATCCTCAGACAAAATTGGTTGTTGGACCGGCGCACTTTCCTGCGCGGCATGGGTGCCGCCGTGGCTTTGCCGCTATTGGACGCGATGGTGCCGATGAATGCCAAAGCAGCCACCACGGCAAAACCCGCACGCAGCGTGTTCATTTACATCCCGAACGGGGTAAATGTATTGACGTGGCAAGTCACTAAGGCGGGCCGCGATTTCGAATTTTCCCAAGGCATGAAACCGCTGGAGAAGCATCGGCAAAACATCACGATCTTCAGCGGCTTGCATCATCCGAACGGCGCAGGGCAGGCGCACAGTTGCATTGATACCTGGCTGACGACGGCCCGGATCAATCAAGTCCTGGGACCTGTGTATCGCAATAGCGTCTCCTGCGATCAGGTCATGGCCGAATTGACGGGCAAGGAAACGCGCATCCCTTCACTGGAGCTTTCCGTTTCTTCCGGCATCGGCAAACCGTTTGGAACAACCACGCTCGCATTCTCCCGGGATGGTGTGCACCTCCCGGCAGAAGAGAATCCGCGCGTGGTCTTCAACCGGCTCTTCAGCGCGGAAGGCGGAACTAGCAAGGAAGATCAACGGCGGCGTCTGGCGCAGCAACGCAGCGTGATGGATGCCGTGCTATCAGATGCCAAGTCTATGCGGATGACGCTGGGCAAGGATGATCAGACCAAGCTGGATGAATATCTGCAGGCTGTGCGTGAAGTGGAGCAGCGTACAGAGCGCATCGAATCCTGGCTGAATGTGCCCAAGCCGGTTCTGGACAAGAAAGAGATCGCGTTCTTCCAACGGAATGTGACGCAAGCCGAGGCCGGTGACTATTACCGCACGATGTTTGAGCTTATCGTGCTCGCCTTGCGCACGGACACGACGCGGGTGGTCACGTATGCGACCGGTAGCGAGAACAAAGGGTTGGCGATTCCCGAGATCGGCATTAAACACACACGCCACGAACTGTCCCATCACAACAATGATCCAGCGGTGATGGAAGTGTTGACGAAGAGCGACATCTTCCTATCGCAACAGTTCGCGTGGTTCTTGGACCGGCTGCAGACGGTGAAAGACGGGGACGAGCCGTTGCTCCAACGCACCATGGTGCTCTACGGCAGTGGTATGAGCTATGGGCACAGTCATCAGACTGCCAACATACCGACCATTTTTGCCGGTGGTCAGGCGCTCGGACTCAAGCATGGGCAGCACATCGATTACAATCTGCCCAAGATCGAAAAATACGATCTCACCGATCACAGCACGTATCTGCACGTTTGCCGTAGGCCGATGGATGATAAGGCCCGCATGTCCAACTTGCTGCTCACCATGCAGCAACGCATGGGGGTGCGCACGGACCGTTTTGCTGACAGTATTAACCCTATTTCTGAGGTGCTCGCTTGA
- a CDS encoding type II secretion system protein, producing MKLDHAMTSDPQPSRAGRTRTYGFTLIELLVVIAIIGILAGMLLPALARGRQKAQQTKCLSNSRQVGLASIMYATDWKEMYPYSPVPASNADCTNRGQYYFTLMPYISNTNALACPSQQQTTKYVNTPYAVDFMINRYIFRNKKNFGRPMYTSQLDKPEEYVILMEGDRTSNAYDWHYAGMNVLRTDPLSTSSIRQTRALLRHLDGSNVILADGHADFVRIPEVTNMPAGIGTAGGFATGTSGVSWNDMRDFGDCKTGTPLWKGQNEKYYMRRTSGLAHGF from the coding sequence ATGAAACTTGACCATGCAATGACCTCAGACCCGCAGCCCTCGCGGGCCGGACGCACCCGGACATATGGCTTCACGCTGATCGAACTGTTGGTCGTGATCGCCATTATCGGCATCCTGGCTGGCATGCTTCTGCCAGCTTTGGCTCGTGGCAGGCAGAAGGCTCAGCAGACAAAATGCCTTTCGAACTCCCGGCAGGTCGGCCTTGCCTCGATTATGTATGCTACGGACTGGAAGGAGATGTATCCCTATTCACCGGTACCGGCTTCCAACGCCGATTGCACCAACCGCGGCCAATACTATTTCACACTGATGCCCTACATCTCCAATACCAACGCGCTCGCCTGTCCCTCACAACAGCAGACGACCAAATATGTGAACACCCCTTACGCGGTCGACTTCATGATCAACCGCTACATCTTCCGTAATAAAAAGAATTTCGGCCGCCCAATGTATACCTCTCAGCTCGACAAACCTGAGGAATACGTGATCCTCATGGAAGGTGACCGCACTTCCAATGCCTATGACTGGCACTATGCGGGCATGAATGTGCTGCGCACCGATCCGCTCTCCACCTCAAGCATCCGTCAGACTCGCGCTTTGCTGCGCCACTTGGATGGCTCCAACGTCATCCTGGCCGATGGTCATGCTGACTTTGTCCGTATCCCTGAAGTCACCAATATGCCGGCGGGCATCGGAACAGCGGGCGGATTTGCTACCGGAACTTCAGGAGTTTCATGGAATGACATGCGTGATTTCGGCGATTGCAAGACCGGAACCCCGCTCTGGAAAGGTCAAAACGAGAAATACTACATGCGCCGCACTTCGGGATTGGCCCATGGTTTCTGA
- a CDS encoding DUF2071 domain-containing protein: protein MMKGYMIDRWTPRNRPAGTPLMRQNWENFLALNWPIDPTLIRPLIPDAFEIDIYDSQAWISLTPFQVTDMHILSAPEIPGLTNFEELNFRTYVLHQGVPGVWFFSVDSSRLLPVLGAHVFFDLPYHNATIGMSKDNGGITFSSRRGRDDTEFSVAWKPGRLLAASDVDSLPYFLTERYHVYAGSKENITRTQIHHSPWALSEANISFFRSNIFSTYDLPHPTTAPIAYASHQMGVEFWPPMPLVDE from the coding sequence ATGATGAAGGGTTACATGATAGATCGCTGGACGCCGCGGAATCGCCCCGCAGGCACTCCGCTCATGCGACAGAACTGGGAGAATTTTCTGGCGTTAAACTGGCCGATCGATCCGACGCTGATCCGGCCATTGATACCAGATGCGTTCGAGATCGATATCTACGACAGCCAAGCATGGATCAGTCTCACGCCGTTTCAGGTGACGGACATGCACATCCTCTCTGCGCCGGAGATTCCTGGGTTGACGAATTTCGAAGAGTTGAATTTCCGGACGTATGTCCTGCATCAAGGTGTGCCAGGCGTGTGGTTTTTCTCAGTTGATTCGTCGCGCCTGCTGCCGGTCCTCGGTGCGCATGTGTTCTTCGATCTGCCATATCACAATGCGACAATCGGTATGAGCAAGGACAACGGTGGGATCACGTTCTCCAGCCGTCGCGGCCGGGATGACACGGAATTCTCTGTGGCGTGGAAACCCGGGCGATTGCTCGCAGCATCGGATGTCGATTCGCTCCCGTATTTTCTCACCGAGCGTTACCATGTTTACGCTGGATCGAAAGAAAACATCACGCGCACGCAGATCCATCATTCGCCATGGGCATTGAGCGAGGCGAATATATCATTCTTCCGCTCGAACATCTTCTCCACCTACGATCTGCCACATCCCACGACTGCGCCGATCGCCTACGCTTCGCATCAAATGGGCGTGGAGTTCTGGCCACCGATGCCGCTGGTGGATGAGTAA
- a CDS encoding NAD(P)/FAD-dependent oxidoreductase, giving the protein MEALYDVAIIGGGPSGSSAATTLAKQGHKVIVLEREKFPRFHIGESLLPHSMEAFKRLGVLEKLDARFVHKYGAEISTACGTNVVKIFFQKGLKPCHEYAYQVTRSEFDKLLLDNSRENGAEVREETFVEHLDFGAEEIGITLKDEKNGSTQKIRARYLLDCSGRNAVVGQYFKLKRNYETLKKFSVFAHYENVTRAEGKEGGNIRIIRAHDRWFWMIPLSPTKMSIGYVMDIADFKAAKKSPEVSLEESLREYPTIWNTMTNATRVTEVYSASDYSYRNTSLIGERWMLAGDAAGFIDPVFSTGVFLGIRSGEEAAEALHTALKNPAQRASAFSRYERSVNRVMDLYLRFVNNWYKPHFGEIITHPVDKLSIPATVNTVLAGNLSNSFSIWWRMQIFYFIVFLQKYLPVCPRVPSQRKPVPSAMA; this is encoded by the coding sequence ATGGAAGCGCTTTACGATGTAGCAATCATTGGTGGTGGACCTTCGGGCAGCAGTGCCGCGACTACGCTGGCAAAGCAGGGGCATAAGGTCATCGTGCTCGAACGCGAAAAATTCCCGCGCTTCCATATCGGCGAATCCCTTCTCCCGCACAGCATGGAAGCCTTCAAACGCCTCGGCGTGTTAGAGAAACTCGATGCCCGTTTCGTCCATAAATACGGCGCGGAGATCTCCACCGCCTGCGGCACGAACGTCGTTAAAATCTTTTTCCAAAAAGGCCTCAAGCCTTGCCACGAATACGCCTACCAGGTGACCCGTTCGGAGTTCGACAAACTGCTGCTCGATAATTCCCGCGAGAACGGCGCCGAAGTTCGCGAAGAAACCTTCGTGGAACATCTCGATTTCGGTGCCGAAGAGATCGGCATCACGCTCAAGGACGAGAAGAATGGCAGCACGCAAAAGATCCGCGCGCGTTACCTGCTCGATTGCAGCGGACGCAACGCCGTCGTCGGCCAATACTTCAAGCTCAAGCGCAACTACGAGACGTTGAAAAAATTCTCCGTCTTCGCACATTACGAGAATGTCACCCGCGCAGAAGGCAAGGAAGGAGGCAACATCCGCATCATCCGCGCGCATGACCGTTGGTTCTGGATGATTCCGCTTAGTCCTACGAAGATGAGCATCGGCTACGTGATGGACATCGCCGACTTCAAGGCCGCGAAGAAATCTCCCGAAGTTTCCTTGGAAGAAAGCCTGCGTGAGTATCCCACCATTTGGAACACGATGACCAACGCCACGCGCGTGACAGAAGTGTATTCCGCCAGTGATTACTCCTATCGCAACACCAGCCTCATCGGCGAACGCTGGATGCTCGCTGGGGATGCCGCTGGTTTCATCGATCCCGTGTTCAGCACCGGCGTCTTTCTGGGCATCCGCTCTGGCGAAGAAGCCGCCGAAGCACTGCACACCGCCTTAAAAAATCCTGCTCAACGCGCATCAGCTTTCAGCCGCTACGAACGCAGCGTGAACCGCGTGATGGATCTCTACCTGCGCTTCGTGAACAACTGGTATAAGCCGCACTTCGGCGAGATCATCACGCATCCCGTGGATAAACTCAGCATCCCCGCCACCGTGAACACCGTGCTCGCAGGCAACCTGAGCAACAGCTTCTCCATCTGGTGGCGCATGCAGATTTTCTACTTCATCGTGTTCCTGCAGAAATACCTGCCCGTCTGCCCCCGCGTGCCCTCACAACGCAAGCCCGTGCCCTCGGCAATGGCCTGA